The Corynebacterium occultum sequence TCTCCACGGCCCTGATCGCCTGGCGACTGGTGAATAAGCGGGGACTGACCGCCCAGATCGCCGCGGGTCTGGCAGGTGTCGCCGCCTTCGGCTCCCCGGTCCTCTTCTGGATCGGCCACTATGTGGGCGCCTGGCCCTACCTGGCGGCCGTGGGAGTCTCAGGCATCGTGCTTGCCCTGTTCATGGCGGTGCCCTATCGTCCGGTCGCGGCTTTTGCCGCAGCCATGGCCCTGATGGGCATGACCCAGCTGCACCCCTCCGCCGCCACCATCGTGGTGCTGGGATTGGGCTTCTGGTGGCTTTTCCACCTGCTCTGGTCCCCGGCCCGCAGGGCACGCAGCGTCAAGGGTGCGGTGGCTACCCGCCTGCGGGATCTGGTGCTGCTGGGTGGCGCCGGGCTCCTGGGTGCGGTGGCACTGTTGCCGCAGATTCTCTCCGGTGCGGAACAGACCGAGGAAGTGGCGTCCTTCTCCGCGGAGGAGAACGTCACCCATGCGGAGGCCTGGACGAAGGCCTTCACCATGATGACCCGTCACACCGATGCCTTCGAGGACTTCAACCCGACCTGGGTGATTGTCCTGGCGGTGGTTGGTGCGGTCGCGGTGCTGGTGTGGCGCCGTAATATCTGGGCCCCGGTGTTCTACTTCCTGAGTGTGTGGTTGACCGCCAATGCGCTGCAGCCCTTCGAGGAACCCTGGGGAAGCTGGTTGAACACCATCGGCAGCCTGCATTACTCCACCGCCCACCGGCTGGTGATGCCGGCGGCGATGTTTCTCTTCGCGGCGGCTGCGGTGGGGGTGGCGGTGATCATCCGTCTGATCACCCTGGGGCCGGTGAAGAAGTGGGCGTTGCCCTCCACCATCGCTTCGGTGGTGCTGGCGCTGCTGCTGGGTTGGGGGACCGCCGTCTACTCCGAGCACAACCTCGGTGAGGGTGCGGAATGGTCGATTGCGGCTCCCCGCGATGACCGCATGGTTTCTGCTGTTGATCTGCGTGCCTTTGACTGGTTGGCACAGCAGCCCAGTGCCTATGAGGGTGTGATCATGGGTGAGCCGGCGGATGGCCATGGCTGGATGTACGCCTACAACGGGTTGCCCTCCCTGAACCGCCATTACCAGTGGCCGACGACCGGTCCGGATGACAACACCAACCTGCTCTACTGGCATGGGAATCTGATCGGTGCGGGTAACCATGGTGACCCGGATCAGCGCAACTATGTTGATGATGCTGCGGCGGATCTCGGGGTGAACTACTTCTTCATCTCCCCGAGCAACTTCTGGCATTTCCAGGGCATCAACCGGGCACTGAATGAGGGACTGTGGAACGCCCCGGGTCTGACCGCGGTGTACCAGGATCAGAATGTCTCGATCTTCGCGGTCAATGAGGCTTTCACTGATGCGGAACTGGCGCAGATGCGGGCGCCGGGTAATTCCCCGATGCCGCTGGGCCCGGTTCCCACCAAGGGGGAGCTGGACCGGGCGGAGACCCCGACGGAGGAGGATGAGCCTTTCTTCCACCGTCCCACGAAGCCGGATCTGGGTGGCCCGGATCCGGATGATCCGGTCAATGAGGGTTATGTTGAGCCGATCCGCTATCCGATCGTCGAGGTCCCGGTGAACCAGTAGCTGCGGTTGTTGTTTCAGGGACACACCCCCTGGTGCTCGTCGCTGTTCCTCGGGGCTCGTCGCGCCAGGGGAACCCTTTCAGCCCTCCCACAGTCCAAGGAGATGGTGGGAGGGTTTTGTGCACCCCCTCCCCCTGGTGTGATCGGGGTCCGGCTGGAAGGGGAAGTGCAGGAATGTCGGAGGTGTTGCTGCCCACCACTCGGGCGCAGGTGTCGGGTCACCGTTTCCTCAGGCGTCGGGTGGAGCATGCCCTGGTGTTGGGGGATCTGCGGATGATCCATGACCCCCTGGCCCGACGGCAGCGTGCCCTGCTCTTCGGGGTGGTGGCGATGGTGATGATCGGCCTGGGGGCGGGACTGTTGGCATTGGTGCGCCCAGCTGCGGACCCAGGGCAGGCGGCGATCCTGCGGGCTGATTCCGGGGCGTTGTTCGTGCGGGTGGAGGAGCGGCTTCATCCGGTGCACAATCTCGCCTCTGCCCGCCTGGTGGCGGGGGAGGCCGCCGACCCGGCGAAAATCTCTGATGAGGTGCTGCTCAGCCACCAGTTGGGTGCCCCGGTGGGGCTTATCGACGCCCCTGCGGTCCTCCCCGCCGCTCCTCCCGGGGAGGTGGGCTGGGCGGTCTGCGAGGACGTGTCCGCCCAGCGACTCGGGGTGGTGGCCGGAGTGCGGCCTGAGAACCTGGGTGAGGAGGAGGCGGTGCTGGTGGAGAGTTCCGGGGCCAGCTATCTGCTGAACACCGAGGGCAGGTTCCGGTTGCCGGATCCGGATTCCCGGGAGGGCCGGGTGATCCGCCGGGCCCTGGGGATCACCAGCGACACCCCACGCTGGGAACCCCGGCCGGAGGTCCTGGAGGTGGCGGTTGCGGGACCCGACTTCGCCGTTCCGGCGGAGGCCCGCAGGGTGCTGTTGGCGGCGGAGCTGGCCTGGTTGGAAACTCCGTCGGGTCTGGTGCAGCTGAGTGAGGTGCAGTCCCGGATCCTGGGTGATCTGGGGACCCCGGTGGAGGAGGTGCCCCGGGAGTTGGTGGCGGATCATCCGGATGCCCCGGACCCACCGCCCCTGAACCTCCCGGAACGGCGGTACACCTGGGTTGATCCGGCGGCGGGCCCCTTGTGTCTGAGCGGGGAGAGAGGGCATCCCGGCAGGTTGGCGGAACTACCGGGGGCAGTGGAGCTCCCCGGGGTCTCGGTGGCGCAGTTCTATGCGGGGCCGGTGACGGGGACCCTCGCGGTGGACACCGGCTCGGGATACCGGGTGGTGTCCGAGAGCGGGTTGGTGCACCCCGTTCCTGACCCGGAGGTGTTCGGGGTGTTGGGGTTGTCCCCGGAGCAGGTGTCCGCGCCCTGGCCGATCCTGAAGTTATTGCCGCAGGGGACGGTGTTGGATCCGGTGGCGGCCCGCCGAATTCAGTTTCCCGGACCTTCCGCGGAGGGGGTGGGGGAGTCTTGATGCCGTGATTATTCGGCTTGATCCTCACAGCTCAGCAACCCCCTGAGACAGCGCCCACAGGGCCAGGGGCAGGGGTTTTGGTGCAGGGCTCCCTGGGCAGAAGTGGGAATTTGGGGTTAAGCTGGACTTTCATGAGCTTCCTTGACACCGCCCTGGCTGTGGCCGGGCGCGCGACAAACCTGATTAAACCGGGGCGTGGACTCGATGCGGTTCGGGTCCAGCCGGTGGGCTGGTACCGCCATGAGCAGGCGGTCAAGACACTGCTGGAAAGTTTTGCGGCGGTGCCGGCCGGGGAGCGGGTGAGACTGGCGAAAAAGACCTCCAACCTCTTCCGGGGCCGGCAGAATAGCCAGGTCCCCGGCCTGGATGTGGCCCAGTTGGGTGGGGTGATCGAGGTTGATCCGCTCACCCGTACCGCCCAGGTGCAGGGGATGTGCACCTATGAGGACCTGGTGGATGCCACCCTGCCCTATGGCCTGATGCCTTTTGTGGTGCCGCAGCTGAAGACCATCACCTTGGGGGGTGCGGTCACCGGCATGGGGGTGGAGTCCAGTAGTTTCCGCAATGGCCTGCCCCATGAGTCGGTCCTGGAGATGGATGTGCTCACCGGTACCGGGGAGATCCTGAACTGCTCGGCCACCCACAACCCGGATCTCTTCCGTGCTTTCCCGAACTCCTACGGTTCCCTGGGTTATGCGGTGCGGTTGAAGATCGAGCTGGAGGAGGTCAAACCTGTCGTGGCGCTACGCCATGTGCGCTTCCACGATCTGGAATCCATGTCCCGGACCCTGGCGGAGGTCGCCATCTCGCGGGAATACGAAGGGGAGCGGGTTGACTATCTGGATGGTGTCTCCTTCAGCCCCGGTGAGTCCTATCTGGTGCTGGGGCGGCAGACCGATGAGCCCGGCCCGGTCAGTGACTACAGCCGGGACCTGATCTACTACCGCTCCCTCCAGCACCCCGAGGGCATTCTCCGGGACCGGTTGAATATCCGGGACTATATCTGGCGCTGGGACATCGACTGGTTCTGGTGCTCCCGGGCTTTCGGCGCCCAGCACCCCGTGATCCGTCAGCTCTGGCCCCGCCACCTGCTGCGCTCCAGTTTCTACTGGAAGCTGATCGGGTTGGACCGGAAATATGATATCGCCGACCGGATCAACGCCCGGCAGGGGGAAGCCGCCCGGGAACGGGTGGTCCAGGACGTTGAGGTCACCGTGGACAAGGTGCCGGAGTTCTTGGAATGGTTCTTCGGGGCCAGCGATATTGAACCGGTGTGGCTGTGCCCGATCCGGCTGCGTTCCGGGGTGGCTGATCTCACCGCGGAGGGGGAACTGCTGCAGAGTGAGCAGGCGCTGCGTGATGGGGCGGGGGAGCATCCCTGGCCGCTGTACCCCTTGAGTGCCGACACCACCTGGATCAACCTTGGTTTCTGGTCCTCGGTGCCCGTGGATCAGTTGGGCCAGGATGCGGGGGAGGGGGCCTTCAATAAACTCATCGAGTCCCGCGTTGCCGAGTTGGGTGGCCACAAGTCCCTTTATTCGGAGGCCTTCTACACCCCGGAACAGTTCGAGGCGCTTTACGGGGGGAAGATCCCCGCCCTGCTGAAGGAGAAATTTGACCCGGCGGGCCGTTTCCCGGGGCTCTACGAAAAAACCGTGCGGGGTGCCTAGCGTCAGCTTCACCCCGGTGGTCAGAAAAAAGAGGAGCAGTGGAGCTCCTCAGGAAAAATCAGGAATCAGAGGAAATAATGGCAGAGAATTTTATCCCCATGACTGTCGCGGAGATGGTGGAGGCCGTCACCGAAGCACCCATCCCCTTCCGGATCACCGCCTTCGACGGCAGTGCCACCGGGCCGGAGGATGCGGAGTACTCCCTCGAGGTGACCTCCCTGGAGGGGCTGAGCTATATTGCGACGGCCCCCGGTGACCTGGGGTTGGCCCGGGCCTATATATCGGGTGGGCTGAAGGCGCATGGGGAGCACCCCGGGCACCCTTATGAACTCTTTGATTCCCTGCGTGACCTCTACGACTGTGTCCGCCGCCCGGAGGCGGCCGAGATGGTGGACCTGGTGCGTTCCCTGCGGCACTTGGGCGCCCTGCGGATCCAGCCGATC is a genomic window containing:
- a CDS encoding DUF6541 family protein, whose product is MDTYQTIIIAALVFTVPGLVLNWISGLKGPWAIAAAIPSTFGLYGLAAWLIGLTDARFSVGTVSVVWAILLLLALVWRGAFLTFRGWREKGSRRVESAEPDTPRTSPPTPVEFTPAAESGRVAGDAALDLSPASGVVLTLPGEHAGGGSAPVLRQRRRWWLQDWRTGSFLDPVWLLPAAGSLLGAWLLISRSLEYLEGTAQGVNHIFQGWDVHWHASVVQFIEREGIASATRMGELQNLETQAEMYYPTAWHAGTWLFAELSGVSVIAAVNLTYIVLTALALPLSTALIAWRLVNKRGLTAQIAAGLAGVAAFGSPVLFWIGHYVGAWPYLAAVGVSGIVLALFMAVPYRPVAAFAAAMALMGMTQLHPSAATIVVLGLGFWWLFHLLWSPARRARSVKGAVATRLRDLVLLGGAGLLGAVALLPQILSGAEQTEEVASFSAEENVTHAEAWTKAFTMMTRHTDAFEDFNPTWVIVLAVVGAVAVLVWRRNIWAPVFYFLSVWLTANALQPFEEPWGSWLNTIGSLHYSTAHRLVMPAAMFLFAAAAVGVAVIIRLITLGPVKKWALPSTIASVVLALLLGWGTAVYSEHNLGEGAEWSIAAPRDDRMVSAVDLRAFDWLAQQPSAYEGVIMGEPADGHGWMYAYNGLPSLNRHYQWPTTGPDDNTNLLYWHGNLIGAGNHGDPDQRNYVDDAAADLGVNYFFISPSNFWHFQGINRALNEGLWNAPGLTAVYQDQNVSIFAVNEAFTDAELAQMRAPGNSPMPLGPVPTKGELDRAETPTEEDEPFFHRPTKPDLGGPDPDDPVNEGYVEPIRYPIVEVPVNQ
- a CDS encoding FAD-binding oxidoreductase, with product MSFLDTALAVAGRATNLIKPGRGLDAVRVQPVGWYRHEQAVKTLLESFAAVPAGERVRLAKKTSNLFRGRQNSQVPGLDVAQLGGVIEVDPLTRTAQVQGMCTYEDLVDATLPYGLMPFVVPQLKTITLGGAVTGMGVESSSFRNGLPHESVLEMDVLTGTGEILNCSATHNPDLFRAFPNSYGSLGYAVRLKIELEEVKPVVALRHVRFHDLESMSRTLAEVAISREYEGERVDYLDGVSFSPGESYLVLGRQTDEPGPVSDYSRDLIYYRSLQHPEGILRDRLNIRDYIWRWDIDWFWCSRAFGAQHPVIRQLWPRHLLRSSFYWKLIGLDRKYDIADRINARQGEAARERVVQDVEVTVDKVPEFLEWFFGASDIEPVWLCPIRLRSGVADLTAEGELLQSEQALRDGAGEHPWPLYPLSADTTWINLGFWSSVPVDQLGQDAGEGAFNKLIESRVAELGGHKSLYSEAFYTPEQFEALYGGKIPALLKEKFDPAGRFPGLYEKTVRGA
- the eccB gene encoding type VII secretion protein EccB codes for the protein MSEVLLPTTRAQVSGHRFLRRRVEHALVLGDLRMIHDPLARRQRALLFGVVAMVMIGLGAGLLALVRPAADPGQAAILRADSGALFVRVEERLHPVHNLASARLVAGEAADPAKISDEVLLSHQLGAPVGLIDAPAVLPAAPPGEVGWAVCEDVSAQRLGVVAGVRPENLGEEEAVLVESSGASYLLNTEGRFRLPDPDSREGRVIRRALGITSDTPRWEPRPEVLEVAVAGPDFAVPAEARRVLLAAELAWLETPSGLVQLSEVQSRILGDLGTPVEEVPRELVADHPDAPDPPPLNLPERRYTWVDPAAGPLCLSGERGHPGRLAELPGAVELPGVSVAQFYAGPVTGTLAVDTGSGYRVVSESGLVHPVPDPEVFGVLGLSPEQVSAPWPILKLLPQGTVLDPVAARRIQFPGPSAEGVGES